The following proteins come from a genomic window of Elusimicrobiota bacterium:
- a CDS encoding UDP-N-acetylmuramate--L-alanine ligase: MFKRIQHIHFVGIGGSGMSGIAEVLITLGYKVSGSDAKASDTTRRLEQLGAAVALGHRAENIAGAHVVVTSTAVAANNPEVVEAHRRNIPVIPRIEMLAELARLKYTVAVAGTHGKTTTTSLISLVLQSGGLDPTVVVGGRMHNIGTGARVGRGDYLVAEADESDGSFLKLTPTLAVVTNIDDDHLDYWGSVDKLTDGFDAFANKVPFYGTVFLGIDDPGSRRLLPRVRRPVVTYGFAGDAEIRAEDLRAGPTETVFSVSRAGRAMGTVRWPVMGRHNVANALAAVGAGLELGLSFEAIADALARFEGVGRRLEKKGDAGGVTVMDDYGHHPTEIRATLAALRQRWPDRRLVTLFQPHRYSRTRLLGAEFAACFEKTDVLGLLDIYAAGESPIPGVSSDALAERLAAHGRAAVRLPAANGPEQLRGLVRPGDVVLTLGAGDVWKWGERLLKDLA, from the coding sequence ATGTTCAAGCGCATCCAACACATCCATTTCGTGGGCATCGGTGGGTCCGGCATGAGCGGAATCGCCGAGGTGTTGATCACCCTCGGCTACAAGGTCTCGGGGTCCGACGCGAAAGCCTCGGACACCACGCGTCGGCTCGAACAATTGGGCGCGGCGGTGGCCCTGGGGCACCGCGCCGAAAACATCGCGGGGGCCCACGTCGTCGTCACCTCGACGGCGGTCGCCGCGAACAACCCCGAGGTGGTCGAAGCCCACCGGCGAAACATTCCCGTGATCCCCCGCATCGAGATGTTGGCCGAGCTGGCCCGCCTCAAATACACGGTCGCCGTCGCCGGCACCCACGGCAAAACCACCACCACGTCCTTGATCTCGCTGGTCCTGCAATCGGGCGGGCTCGACCCCACGGTGGTCGTCGGCGGACGCATGCACAACATCGGCACGGGCGCCCGCGTCGGCCGCGGCGACTACCTGGTGGCCGAAGCCGACGAATCCGACGGCTCGTTTTTGAAGCTCACGCCCACCCTGGCCGTGGTCACCAACATCGACGACGACCACCTGGACTATTGGGGCTCCGTGGACAAACTGACCGACGGCTTCGACGCCTTCGCCAACAAAGTGCCTTTCTACGGAACCGTGTTTTTGGGCATCGACGACCCGGGGTCCCGCCGCCTTTTGCCGCGCGTTCGACGGCCCGTGGTGACCTACGGGTTCGCGGGGGACGCCGAAATCCGGGCCGAAGACCTCCGGGCCGGGCCGACGGAAACAGTCTTCAGCGTGTCGCGGGCGGGTCGGGCGATGGGAACCGTCCGTTGGCCCGTCATGGGCCGGCACAACGTCGCCAACGCCCTCGCCGCGGTGGGGGCCGGCTTGGAATTGGGGTTGTCTTTTGAGGCCATCGCCGACGCCTTGGCGCGCTTTGAGGGCGTGGGCCGCCGCTTGGAAAAAAAGGGGGACGCCGGCGGGGTCACGGTGATGGATGATTACGGCCACCACCCGACGGAGATCCGCGCCACCCTGGCGGCCCTGCGCCAACGCTGGCCGGACCGCCGGTTGGTCACGCTTTTCCAGCCCCACCGCTACAGCCGCACCCGGTTGCTGGGGGCGGAGTTCGCCGCCTGTTTTGAAAAAACCGACGTGCTCGGTCTCTTGGACATTTACGCCGCCGGGGAATCGCCGATTCCGGGCGTTTCGAGCGACGCCCTGGCGGAGCGGCTCGCCGCCCACGGACGGGCGGCGGTGCGCCTTCCGGCCGCCAATGGCCCCGAGCAACTCCGCGGCCTGGTGCGTCCCGGCGACGTCGTCCTCACGTTGGGCGCCGGCGACGTCTGGAAGTGGGGGGAACGCCTCCTCAAAGATCTGGCGTGA
- a CDS encoding class I SAM-dependent rRNA methyltransferase, protein MKKRVGPPRKSKRAPSLSPLLTTASAPAAPGELPTVKLRPQEDRRLRRGHLWVFSNEIAEAPVGTTPGALARFVTARDEYLGLGFYNPQSLIAGRLLDRRDRALPADFFPQRLAAARALREALFTDNAYRWVFGESDDLPGLVIDRFGDALVVESFAAGMDVLLPELLAALRAAGPWAAIVLKNDNAARRLERLPEEVRVLDGAPGTPHWFSSDGIALAADLTQGQKTGYFFDQRDNRRAVAALAAGKNVLDVFCHTGGFSHYCARAGARRVVGVDASAAAVSLARVIAEKNGWADRAVFEEEDAFAHLGRVKDTFEIVVLDPPRFAPSKKNVPAAVEAYIRLNALGLKRVAGGGFLATASCSQHIDRDTFRQIIARAAHVAGRKVKIIHQGGAGPDHPVRPTMPETEYLKFALLHVA, encoded by the coding sequence ATGAAGAAACGAGTCGGTCCACCGCGAAAATCGAAACGCGCTCCATCCCTGTCGCCTCTCCTGACGACGGCGTCGGCCCCGGCCGCGCCGGGGGAACTCCCCACGGTCAAACTCCGTCCCCAGGAGGACCGGCGCCTCCGTCGCGGCCACCTGTGGGTGTTTTCGAACGAGATCGCCGAAGCCCCGGTGGGAACGACGCCGGGGGCCCTCGCCCGTTTTGTCACCGCGCGGGATGAATACCTCGGCCTGGGGTTTTACAACCCCCAATCCCTCATCGCGGGGCGCCTGCTGGACCGCCGCGACCGCGCCCTGCCGGCGGATTTTTTCCCGCAACGGCTGGCCGCGGCCCGGGCCCTGCGGGAAGCCCTTTTCACGGACAACGCTTACCGGTGGGTCTTCGGGGAGTCGGACGATTTGCCCGGCCTCGTCATCGATCGGTTCGGGGACGCCCTGGTGGTGGAATCCTTCGCCGCGGGAATGGACGTTTTGCTGCCCGAGCTGCTCGCGGCGCTGCGGGCCGCGGGCCCCTGGGCCGCCATCGTCCTCAAGAACGACAACGCCGCCCGGCGGCTGGAGCGGTTGCCCGAGGAGGTGCGCGTGCTCGACGGCGCGCCCGGGACGCCCCATTGGTTCTCGTCGGACGGCATCGCCCTCGCGGCGGACCTCACCCAAGGGCAGAAAACCGGCTACTTTTTTGACCAACGGGACAACCGCCGCGCCGTGGCGGCGTTGGCCGCGGGGAAAAATGTTTTGGACGTGTTCTGCCACACGGGGGGGTTTTCGCATTATTGCGCCCGGGCGGGTGCGCGTCGGGTGGTCGGGGTGGACGCCTCGGCCGCGGCCGTGTCCCTGGCCCGCGTCATCGCCGAGAAAAACGGTTGGGCCGACCGCGCGGTCTTCGAGGAAGAGGACGCCTTCGCCCACCTGGGGCGGGTGAAGGACACCTTCGAAATCGTGGTGTTGGATCCCCCGCGTTTCGCCCCCTCCAAAAAGAACGTGCCCGCCGCGGTGGAGGCGTACATCCGGTTGAATGCCCTGGGGCTCAAACGCGTGGCCGGGGGCGGGTTTTTGGCGACGGCGAGTTGCTCCCAGCACATCGACCGCGACACCTTCCGGCAAATCATCGCCCGGGCGGCCCACGTCGCCGGACGAAAAGTCAAAATCATCCACCAGGGCGGGGCGGGTCCCGACCATCCCGTGCGCCCGACCATGCCGGAAACCGAGTACTTGAAGTTCGCCCTCCTCCATGTGGCTTGA
- a CDS encoding 7-carboxy-7-deazaguanine synthase QueE — protein MNPAPAAPVAEIFSSLQGEGLRLGERQIFIRFAGCPWRCVYCDTPGSLDDAGHPRRTAAEILARVDELQAERRHSGVSLTGGEPVLRADFLAALIPELKTRGLEIHLETSATHPVPFRKIAALCDVVAADVKLPSAVGRPFWEEHRAFFELAGAKAFAKVVLTSRTTEAEMERAVDLLAGLNPAPPLILQPVTVLPSLENRLSGASAPFIEFVRPPAADRVAVFYKAAKARLPRVAVIPQMHPIWGVP, from the coding sequence GTGAACCCCGCTCCCGCCGCGCCCGTCGCGGAAATCTTTTCCAGCCTGCAGGGGGAGGGCCTGCGTCTCGGCGAACGCCAGATTTTCATTCGCTTCGCCGGATGCCCGTGGCGGTGCGTGTATTGCGATACCCCGGGGAGCCTGGACGACGCCGGTCATCCCCGGCGGACGGCGGCAGAGATCCTGGCCCGTGTGGACGAATTGCAAGCGGAACGGCGGCATTCCGGCGTCAGCCTCACGGGCGGGGAACCCGTCCTGCGGGCGGATTTCTTGGCGGCGCTCATTCCCGAATTGAAAACCCGGGGCCTGGAAATCCATTTGGAAACCAGCGCCACGCACCCCGTCCCCTTTCGCAAAATCGCCGCGTTGTGCGACGTCGTGGCCGCGGACGTCAAATTGCCCTCCGCCGTCGGGCGGCCCTTTTGGGAGGAACACCGGGCGTTTTTCGAACTGGCCGGGGCCAAGGCCTTCGCCAAAGTGGTCCTGACGTCCCGCACGACCGAGGCGGAGATGGAGCGCGCGGTGGATCTGCTGGCCGGGTTGAACCCCGCGCCGCCGCTCATCCTTCAGCCGGTGACCGTTCTTCCGAGTTTGGAAAACCGGTTGTCGGGCGCGTCCGCGCCGTTCATCGAATTTGTCCGTCCGCCCGCCGCCGACCGGGTGGCGGTTTTCTACAAGGCCGCAAAGGCCCGCCTGCCGCGGGTCGCGGTGATTCCGCAAATGCATCCCATCTGGGGGGTTCCATGA
- the queC gene encoding 7-cyano-7-deazaguanine synthase QueC, translated as MPPRAVVLLSGGLDSATALWWARRVKKWRCRALAFDYGQRHRKELTSARALARAAGCPLDVIKIRLPWGGSSLLDGRAPLPEVPSARIGRGPLPSTYVPARNTIFLSFALSCADAIDADHVVIGANALDYSGYPDCRPRYLAAMARAGQLGTRRGEETRRPIRVQAPLLRLTKAGIVRLGQKLKVPWALTWSCYRGGRRPCGRCDSCRLRERGFADAGRPDPTRR; from the coding sequence ATGCCACCGCGCGCGGTTGTTTTGCTGTCGGGTGGACTCGATTCGGCCACGGCCCTTTGGTGGGCGCGGCGCGTCAAAAAATGGCGGTGCCGCGCCCTCGCTTTTGATTACGGCCAACGTCACCGCAAAGAACTAACGTCGGCGCGCGCCCTGGCGCGAGCGGCGGGATGCCCCCTCGATGTCATCAAAATCCGCCTGCCGTGGGGGGGGTCGAGTCTGCTCGACGGCCGAGCGCCATTGCCCGAGGTGCCCTCGGCCCGCATCGGCCGTGGGCCGCTGCCCTCGACCTACGTGCCGGCGCGCAACACGATTTTTTTATCCTTCGCCCTTTCCTGCGCCGACGCGATCGACGCGGACCACGTGGTCATCGGCGCCAACGCGCTCGACTATTCGGGTTACCCCGATTGCCGGCCCCGCTACTTGGCCGCCATGGCCCGCGCCGGACAGTTGGGAACCCGGAGGGGGGAAGAAACCCGGCGCCCCATCCGCGTTCAGGCCCCGCTCCTGCGCTTGACGAAAGCCGGCATCGTGCGTTTGGGCCAAAAACTCAAAGTGCCCTGGGCCCTCACCTGGTCCTGTTACCGGGGCGGCCGCCGTCCTTGTGGACGGTGCGATTCCTGCCGTTTGCGCGAGCGCGGTTTCGCCGACGCCGGCCGTCCGGACCCGACGCGGCGGTGA
- a CDS encoding glutamate racemase, which yields MTAAGQPIGVFDSGVGGLTVLRALAALLPREDFVYVGDTARVPYGSKSPEAVRRFSLEIARFFKRQNVKMMVTACNTVSALALRDLRAFLPLPVLGVIEPGARAALAATRSGRVGIIGTEATVRSRAYEDAIQRLDPSVKTFARACPLFVPLAEEGWVSHPVTRAVARLYLAPLLAKKIDTLVLGCTHYPLLKPTLRRAAGRVELIDSADETAKAVRSRLEQDGLLRPGRGKGRVVFYSSDDPGKFAHTAQRLFGWALPDVRRIALEGVDAPPAKAALPPQVPRALRAAARR from the coding sequence ATGACCGCGGCGGGACAACCCATCGGGGTGTTTGATTCCGGCGTGGGCGGGTTGACGGTCCTGCGCGCCCTCGCCGCTCTTTTGCCCCGGGAAGATTTTGTTTACGTGGGCGACACGGCCCGCGTGCCCTACGGTTCCAAATCCCCGGAGGCGGTGCGGCGGTTTTCCCTGGAGATCGCCCGGTTCTTCAAACGGCAAAACGTGAAAATGATGGTCACCGCCTGCAACACCGTGTCCGCCCTGGCGCTCCGGGATTTGCGCGCCTTCCTGCCGTTGCCCGTCCTCGGGGTGATCGAGCCCGGGGCCCGCGCCGCTCTGGCGGCCACCCGCTCCGGCCGCGTCGGGATTATCGGCACGGAAGCCACCGTCCGCAGCCGCGCCTACGAAGACGCCATCCAACGGTTGGACCCGTCCGTCAAAACCTTCGCCCGCGCGTGCCCGCTGTTTGTTCCCTTGGCGGAGGAGGGCTGGGTGTCGCACCCCGTGACCCGCGCCGTGGCCCGACTGTATTTGGCGCCCCTCCTCGCCAAAAAAATAGACACCCTCGTCCTGGGCTGCACCCATTACCCGCTCTTGAAACCCACCCTTCGCCGGGCGGCCGGGCGGGTGGAATTGATCGATTCCGCCGACGAAACCGCCAAGGCCGTGCGCAGCCGCCTGGAACAGGATGGCCTGTTGCGGCCCGGACGGGGAAAGGGCCGCGTCGTTTTCTATTCTTCGGACGACCCGGGCAAATTCGCCCACACCGCCCAACGGCTCTTCGGTTGGGCCCTTCCCGATGTCCGCCGCATCGCGTTGGAAGGCGTCGACGCCCCGCCCGCCAAAGCGGCTCTGCCGCCCCAGGTGCCGCGAGCTCTGCGAGCGGCCGCCCGTCGCTGA
- a CDS encoding N-acetylmuramoyl-L-alanine amidase translates to MTPLRIPFLLVAALLAGPGALRAGGRPAPWPEDRFSAGVDGRFLTNLPLRRIEGTPSVSLQTVRRLFGGRIQWRGVSRRVSYHREGGVVQFDLDSSTAQVLGKPVRLEAPVQVWGSAAYIPVSFLTTPEFQSLAAARVDWSAERKSLTVDPTPSVSSPRYFSYPDRSRVVVELGPRVEYRLLARRGTTLVVRFYNGQARDWEKVSVDDGLIESVEISPQGRLTDFTVALTSHAAPPEIRLDPMPRALIIEAHRRGEGAIDPGLGDEPPSASGHAGRAALPAPRRSSPRADLDAATLTLSPLRTIVIDAGHGGKDVGAVGPHGTYEKDVNLQVARGLADLLNAEGRFRVILTRSDDRFLTLQERSSIANKAKADLFISVHCNAGLNAASSGFEIYFLSEKATDDEAAAVARRENAVIELEGLGGKARGKVEELLWALARNEHINESSTVAAHIARQADKRLGSLNRGVKQAGFYVLRGTAMPAVLVETAFITNPKEEGLLRSARHQQRIIDAVYAGLLDYEKRKIQARLAHSATSGGGG, encoded by the coding sequence ATGACCCCGCTCCGGATTCCCTTTCTCCTCGTCGCCGCCCTGTTGGCCGGGCCCGGCGCGCTTCGCGCCGGCGGCCGCCCCGCGCCCTGGCCGGAAGATCGCTTTTCGGCCGGGGTCGACGGACGGTTTCTCACGAACCTTCCCCTGCGCCGCATCGAGGGAACCCCCAGCGTTTCTTTGCAAACGGTTCGGCGGCTTTTCGGCGGGCGCATCCAATGGCGGGGAGTGTCCCGGCGCGTCAGCTACCATCGAGAGGGCGGAGTGGTTCAATTCGATTTGGACAGTTCCACCGCCCAGGTGCTTGGGAAACCCGTGCGCCTGGAAGCCCCCGTACAGGTGTGGGGCAGCGCGGCCTACATCCCCGTCTCTTTTTTGACGACCCCCGAATTTCAAAGCCTCGCCGCGGCCCGGGTGGACTGGTCCGCCGAACGCAAAAGCCTCACCGTCGATCCCACCCCGTCCGTTTCGTCGCCGCGCTATTTTTCCTATCCCGACCGCAGCCGGGTGGTCGTGGAATTGGGGCCCCGTGTGGAATACCGTCTGCTGGCGCGCCGCGGGACCACCCTCGTGGTCCGGTTTTACAACGGCCAAGCCCGGGACTGGGAGAAAGTCTCGGTCGACGACGGCCTGATCGAATCGGTGGAGATCTCCCCCCAGGGCCGGCTCACCGATTTCACCGTCGCTCTCACGTCCCACGCCGCGCCGCCGGAAATCCGCCTGGACCCCATGCCTCGGGCGCTGATCATCGAAGCCCACCGACGCGGGGAAGGGGCGATCGACCCGGGGCTCGGTGATGAACCCCCGTCCGCTTCCGGGCACGCCGGCCGCGCCGCCCTGCCCGCGCCGCGTCGGTCCTCGCCCCGCGCGGACCTCGACGCGGCGACGCTCACCCTTTCGCCGCTCCGCACCATCGTGATCGACGCGGGCCACGGCGGCAAAGACGTGGGCGCGGTGGGCCCCCACGGCACCTACGAGAAGGACGTGAACCTGCAGGTGGCGCGGGGCTTGGCCGATCTGCTCAACGCGGAAGGGCGGTTCCGGGTGATTCTGACCCGCTCCGATGACCGCTTTCTCACCCTGCAGGAACGATCGTCCATCGCCAACAAAGCCAAGGCCGACCTGTTCATTTCCGTCCACTGCAACGCCGGCCTCAACGCGGCGTCGAGCGGATTTGAAATTTATTTCCTATCGGAAAAGGCCACCGACGACGAAGCCGCCGCCGTCGCCCGCCGCGAAAACGCGGTGATCGAATTGGAGGGGTTGGGGGGGAAAGCCCGGGGAAAAGTGGAGGAACTGCTGTGGGCCCTGGCCCGCAACGAACACATCAACGAATCCTCGACGGTGGCCGCCCACATCGCCCGCCAGGCGGACAAACGATTGGGGTCCCTCAACCGGGGGGTGAAACAGGCCGGCTTCTACGTCCTGCGCGGGACCGCCATGCCGGCGGTGCTTGTGGAAACCGCGTTCATCACGAACCCCAAGGAAGAAGGTTTGCTGCGGTCCGCGCGCCATCAACAACGCATCATCGACGCCGTCTACGCGGGCCTGCTGGACTACGAAAAGCGAAAAATTCAGGCGCGCCTGGCCCACTCGGCGACTTCCGGGGGGGGCGGATGA
- a CDS encoding AAA family ATPase produces the protein MEINNLNSQLTDNENEIDILIRSRYPLLYIVSWEESRVEAFLQGLARAQGKVLLSWSATRGLAGLSSASAGSSLEPMAALEEVGRSGQKAIFVFRDFHPHLQDPKIIRRLRDLVNDLKSTYKTIVFLGPVLTIPVELEKDITVIDYDLPGKKELSPLVDSVISSVMGGHFHVDFSPAEREKIVQAAQGLTLAEAENALARALVHDKTLGDGRLTVEEVEDTLLAETKQIIRKSRLLEYFEAQEAFGQIGGLDLLKEWLSKRGEAFTEKARQFGLPEPRGLLLMGVQGCGKSMTCKAISALWKMPLLRLDMGSIFGQYVGQSEENMRRAIKTAESVAPCVLWLDEIEKGLSGSQSSGSVDAGTTSRIFSTFLTWLQEKKKPVFVAATANNIHQLPPELLRKGRLDEIFFIDLPTEKERLDIFAIHLRRRKRDAAAFDAGLLARMAEGFSGAEIEQAVIEGLHSAFAAGRDLSTEDLKNALAETVPLSTTMADQIGDLRTWARTRARPASGATRTA, from the coding sequence ATGGAAATCAATAATTTAAATTCTCAGCTCACCGATAACGAAAATGAAATCGATATCCTCATCCGTTCGCGATACCCCCTCCTCTATATAGTCAGTTGGGAAGAATCCCGGGTGGAGGCTTTTCTCCAGGGCCTGGCCCGTGCCCAGGGAAAGGTTCTTTTGTCTTGGTCGGCCACGCGGGGTCTCGCCGGTCTTTCCAGCGCCTCCGCCGGATCTTCCCTTGAGCCCATGGCCGCCCTGGAGGAAGTCGGGCGGTCGGGCCAGAAGGCGATCTTTGTTTTTCGAGATTTCCATCCCCATCTGCAGGACCCTAAGATCATTCGGCGTCTTCGCGACCTTGTGAATGACCTTAAATCCACCTATAAAACCATCGTCTTTCTGGGGCCCGTCTTAACGATTCCCGTGGAGTTGGAAAAAGACATCACGGTGATCGATTACGATCTGCCCGGAAAAAAAGAGCTCAGCCCCCTGGTGGACAGCGTGATCAGTTCCGTCATGGGCGGCCATTTTCATGTTGATTTTTCCCCCGCCGAGCGCGAGAAAATCGTTCAGGCGGCCCAGGGGTTGACCCTGGCGGAGGCGGAAAACGCCCTGGCCCGGGCCCTTGTCCACGACAAAACCCTGGGCGACGGGCGGTTGACTGTTGAGGAAGTTGAGGACACCTTGCTCGCCGAGACAAAACAGATCATCCGCAAATCCCGCCTGTTGGAATATTTTGAGGCCCAGGAGGCCTTTGGCCAAATCGGAGGGCTTGACCTTCTTAAGGAATGGCTTTCGAAAAGGGGTGAAGCGTTTACCGAAAAAGCGCGACAATTCGGTCTTCCGGAGCCCCGCGGTCTCCTGTTAATGGGGGTTCAGGGTTGTGGAAAATCGATGACCTGCAAAGCAATTAGTGCGCTTTGGAAAATGCCCCTGTTGCGGCTGGATATGGGGTCCATCTTTGGCCAATATGTCGGCCAATCGGAAGAAAACATGCGCCGGGCCATCAAGACCGCGGAATCCGTGGCGCCCTGCGTCCTCTGGCTGGATGAAATTGAAAAGGGCCTTTCGGGGTCCCAGTCCTCGGGTTCGGTGGACGCGGGAACCACGAGCCGGATATTTTCCACCTTCCTCACTTGGCTGCAGGAAAAAAAGAAACCCGTGTTCGTGGCCGCGACCGCGAACAACATCCACCAACTTCCCCCCGAACTGTTGAGGAAGGGGCGGCTGGACGAGATTTTCTTCATCGATCTGCCGACGGAAAAAGAGCGGTTGGACATCTTCGCCATCCATCTCCGTCGACGGAAGCGGGACGCCGCGGCCTTCGACGCCGGCCTTTTGGCGCGGATGGCGGAGGGGTTTTCCGGGGCGGAAATCGAACAGGCCGTCATCGAAGGCCTGCACAGCGCCTTCGCGGCCGGGCGGGACCTCTCGACGGAAGACCTGAAAAACGCCTTGGCCGAAACCGTCCCCCTTTCCACGACGATGGCCGACCAAATCGGCGACCTGCGAACCTGGGCGCGCACCCGGGCGCGCCCCGCCAGCGGGGCAACGCGGACCGCGTGA
- a CDS encoding rhomboid family intramembrane serine protease has protein sequence MIPIRDNVVSRTFPIVNILLVLGNIGVFALELRQPSPQALERFFGNWALIPAVLFNDPWSHGVRVVTSMFLHGGWSHLIGNMMYLWIFGDNVEDRVGHFRYLIFYLIVGVAAGLAQAFLFPSSAVPMVGASGAIAGIMGAYFVLYPGSRVTAIIPIFVFLKFVEIPALVFLGLWFVVQAFQGYGALLHTAAGGALGGGVAWWAHSGGFIAGLVLIFFFRRPRRY, from the coding sequence ATGATCCCCATCCGCGACAACGTGGTCAGCCGCACCTTCCCCATCGTCAACATTCTTTTGGTCCTGGGGAATATCGGGGTATTCGCTTTGGAACTGCGGCAACCTTCCCCCCAGGCCCTGGAGCGTTTCTTCGGTAACTGGGCCCTGATACCGGCAGTGCTATTCAACGACCCCTGGTCCCACGGGGTTCGAGTGGTGACGTCCATGTTTTTACACGGCGGGTGGTCCCATTTGATCGGGAATATGATGTATCTCTGGATCTTCGGCGATAACGTGGAAGACCGCGTGGGGCATTTTCGGTATTTGATTTTTTATCTGATCGTCGGGGTGGCGGCGGGTTTGGCCCAGGCCTTTCTATTCCCCTCAAGCGCGGTGCCCATGGTGGGAGCATCGGGAGCCATCGCCGGTATTATGGGGGCCTATTTTGTTCTCTATCCCGGGTCCCGGGTGACAGCCATTATCCCCATTTTTGTTTTTCTGAAATTCGTCGAAATTCCGGCCCTCGTTTTTCTCGGCCTTTGGTTTGTTGTCCAGGCTTTTCAGGGTTATGGAGCCCTGTTGCACACGGCGGCCGGCGGGGCCCTGGGGGGTGGCGTGGCCTGGTGGGCCCACAGCGGCGGATTCATCGCCGGTTTAGTTCTTATTTTTTTCTTCCGACGGCCCCGACGCTATTGA
- a CDS encoding tetratricopeptide repeat protein → MKRRRIELNITVAAGFITMVTAGLWFWQRSLPWNQARRALDRGEAGEAVEILNTAIERKNFSRDREEVLLVLRARALFLKGAIELAEKDFRRLQSEFPKNFDGALGMGVINLLRDRRAFARDDLEAARAISPHDMRPYLLLAGVYRGLGNPEGLLQILKAGWARFPNDRRLARLQADFDFDQGKYASALKFYNLLLAIAPEDRDLRARIALTNLHAGHHRRAMDLLTEIRPANRFDYPLELALGQILKIQGRRAEASAAFESLFNRNNAHVEAGLLWTECLAESGRWVEAESALDRLAPQVIPLTSELFQSPETLDLSGVERLALLRFVALQQNVGLVVARGKLATRRGKHQEAERAFRQALSLEGDSFEGILGMMELARRREDPDDRLRWADRLVSAYREHPAALLARAEVYLDLGRNPDAAVDARLTADAYPELSRAQAVLSRAWLLTGNVEEALHSAERAVALNGGDSRAHFAMAEALAKSGDRRRAEISFSRALGLDPYWVAPRIRFARFLTAQGRFTEANQQLTEAERIEHRPIKRGP, encoded by the coding sequence GTGAAAAGACGGCGGATCGAGTTGAACATCACGGTAGCGGCCGGTTTCATCACAATGGTGACGGCGGGCCTCTGGTTTTGGCAGCGGTCCTTGCCTTGGAATCAAGCCCGTCGCGCGCTCGACCGAGGCGAAGCCGGGGAGGCGGTGGAGATTTTAAACACCGCAATCGAACGCAAAAACTTTTCCCGAGATCGAGAAGAAGTCCTCCTGGTCTTGCGCGCCCGGGCTTTGTTTCTGAAGGGCGCCATCGAATTGGCGGAAAAGGATTTCCGAAGGCTTCAATCGGAATTCCCAAAGAATTTCGACGGCGCCCTTGGAATGGGCGTTATCAATTTGTTGCGTGATCGCCGAGCTTTCGCCCGGGATGACCTGGAGGCGGCGCGGGCGATTTCCCCCCATGACATGCGGCCTTACTTGCTGCTCGCCGGTGTCTATCGAGGTCTAGGGAATCCGGAGGGCCTCCTTCAGATTTTAAAAGCCGGTTGGGCTCGTTTTCCCAACGATCGTAGGCTGGCCCGGTTGCAGGCTGATTTCGATTTCGATCAAGGCAAGTACGCCTCCGCCTTGAAATTTTACAACCTGCTGTTGGCGATCGCGCCCGAAGACCGGGACCTGCGAGCTCGGATCGCCTTAACGAACCTTCACGCGGGCCATCACCGACGGGCCATGGACCTTTTGACGGAGATACGTCCGGCGAACCGGTTCGATTACCCCTTGGAATTGGCCCTGGGCCAAATTTTGAAAATCCAAGGGCGCCGGGCCGAGGCCTCGGCGGCCTTCGAATCCCTTTTCAACCGCAACAACGCCCACGTCGAGGCGGGACTCCTGTGGACAGAATGTTTGGCCGAGTCCGGCCGTTGGGTCGAGGCCGAGTCCGCGTTGGATCGTTTGGCGCCGCAGGTGATTCCGCTGACCTCGGAACTTTTTCAATCCCCCGAAACCTTGGACTTGTCCGGCGTCGAGCGTTTGGCTCTTCTTCGGTTTGTTGCTCTTCAGCAAAACGTGGGGTTGGTGGTGGCCCGGGGAAAATTGGCCACGCGTCGCGGGAAACACCAGGAGGCCGAACGGGCCTTTCGTCAGGCGTTGAGTTTGGAAGGCGATTCCTTTGAGGGGATTTTGGGCATGATGGAATTGGCGCGGCGGCGGGAAGACCCGGACGATCGGTTGCGCTGGGCGGACCGGTTGGTCTCCGCGTACCGGGAACATCCGGCGGCTCTGCTGGCCCGGGCCGAAGTGTACCTGGATTTGGGGCGCAACCCCGACGCGGCCGTGGACGCCCGCTTGACGGCGGACGCTTACCCGGAATTGTCTCGGGCCCAGGCGGTGTTGTCGCGCGCTTGGTTGTTGACGGGGAACGTCGAGGAGGCGCTGCACTCGGCGGAACGCGCCGTGGCGCTAAACGGGGGCGATTCCCGGGCGCATTTTGCCATGGCCGAAGCCTTGGCAAAATCGGGGGATCGTCGCCGGGCCGAAATTTCATTTAGCCGGGCCCTCGGTCTAGACCCTTATTGGGTGGCCCCGCGCATCCGTTTTGCCCGTTTCTTAACCGCGCAAGGGCGGTTTACCGAGGCCAATCAGCAGTTGACGGAAGCCGAACGCATTGAACACCGGCCGATTAAGAGAGGACCATGA